The DNA region ATGCGTGTGTGCGCCGAGGGAAGTACAATGAGGGCATCGCGCGAGAGCTGCAGATAGACCGCTTTCCCGTAGCGGGAGATATCGATGATCTTCTGTCCCCGCACACGAGCGGCATTCTCGCCGATAAGCGGATCGTGTACGATAACATCCTCGATATAGGCGTTCAATATCTCGCCGGCAAAACGCTCGGCGAGCTGCTGGGCTTCAGGCAGCTCGGGCATACATGCCTCCTTACACCTGTGCATCGGAAGAATTCGTTTTTCCATCCTCGGGTTTCGGCCTGCCGGGAATATCCGTGTCCCTGCCGAACGAGATCGAATCTGAAGAAAAGCGTTCGTGACGTACGTGTGAGAACCGGCCGCTGTCGCCGGAAGATGCGATCACTGCATGCGCGGTATCCGTTTCGTAAAACGCATCGATGGGGATCCAGTCGTCGTCACGGCTGTCTGAGAAGGACGCGCGGGCGGTGTGTATCACCCGGGAGCGCGCGAGCACGATAAAGGTGCCGTTCGCGGCATGAAATCCGAGCTCCCCGAAAAAATAATTATCCGGCATGCCGAGCATGATATACCAGCTGCCGTAGTGGCAGGCGATCTCGATATCCGCATGGATGAATTTCAGATCTTGATTGCCGCTGTCGAGAAGCCGATACATGTGTATGTGCAGCTGCTGCGCATCGGTGGCATGCCGCGATCGGTCCTCATCGGAAATATCCCAGTAGGCAAAACACCATTCAGGGTCACGTTCCATGAGAGTGAGGCACGTCTCGTTGTATCGGTCCGGCAACTCCCTCGCGTGGTCGGCAAAATCGCTCACGATGGGCGATACGGAGAGCGCTCCGGCGAACGCGGAGGAAACGACCACGAGCGGGGGCGGCGGTTGTTCCTTTTCTATCGCAGAGTGCGGCGGTCGTTTTTTGAGAAGAGCCTTATTCTGGGCCGTTGATACAGTGCTCACGGCAGCGGCCTTCTTTTTTTTCGGCGAGGCCATTACTTCCTCCCGATGAGCGATATGTCGTAGAATGCAGCGAATATCGGCGCAACATCATCGGCACCCCGCTTGATGTTCAGAAAACATCTGCCGCAGACCATGGAACGCCCCGTGTCGTCGGGGCCGGCATTATATAACCTTGTTACGAAACGCGGGCAATGCTCGCAGAGCGCTGATTCCATGTGAGCTCTCCTGGCGATTATTCTGTCGTCTTCTAAGATATTGAGTTGCAACAAATGTACCAAGGCATACCACGATTAATACGGTGGATATGTTCCATACAGATATTCAATTAATAACGATGAAATAGTATAGGGAAGCGTTCTTATGGATTCACACATGGTGAAAACCCCTGTTCGATTGCATAACAGTTGTGCATTGTATCATTGGACATCGAGCGCAATGATGCTTATGTCGTCGTCGAACGTGTCGATGCCACGGAACGCAACGAGGCGTGAGTACAGTTTTTCTATGAACACATGGTTGCGGAACGTCGACAGGTTCTGTAATTCCTGCGCGACCACGTTCTCGAATGTGGCTTCCCGATCATCTATTTTCTTTGCCTCGACCAGACCATCCGTATACAGGAGCAGCGTGCTGTTCTTGGGCAGTTTTATGCTGACGTTCCGGTAATGCTGTTTTGACCCGATAAGCGAATCGTTGCCGGTGATGGCGATCGGCATGCCGGTGTACTCCCTGAGTTCCATTTTTTTTATCTGCTTATCGACAAGGATGAACGGGGGGTTATGCGCCGCGTTGGCGAACACGAGCTCATTGCTCGATGGTTGATAGACGCCATAGATGGCCGTCATGAAATTATCCGCGATCTGATTGTAGAGCACTTCGTTGAGATGCATGAGCATGGATGCGGGGTTGGCGGTATACCGCTGCCCCTCTTTCAGGATGCTTTTCACCATTGAGGTTATGAGCGCTGCCGGTACGCCGTGACCGGATACGTCGCCGATGAATATGCCCATCTTGCCTTCGCCTAACGATAGAAAATCGAAAATGTCACCGCCCACTGCTTCCATCGGTTTGTAGAACGTAGCGATGTAGTCCACCGGGCTTTTGTCGGGGATCAGCTCCTGCTGTATCGTCCGTGCCATGGTAAGCTCTTTCTGTATCTTCAGATCTCGCTTTTTGAGTTCGTCCTTTTCGGCTTCAAGATCCCGCCGGGTGTCATCGATCATGCGCCGTTGCATGAAGTCGCTCCTGGTGTAGCGCTCCATGTGGTAATTGACGAACATGCCGATGACATTCGCGGAAATGAAGAAGAAATTATTGTTGATGAACCCGGTCACCAATTCCGGCGACATGAGCATCTTCTGGGAAAAGATCGCCGATGCCTCGTAGGCGATGACGACGGTCCAGCAAACGATGATGGCGTAGAGCAGCCTGAGTCGTATCATCGTATAGACCCACATGATGACGAGGAGAAGCCCCGCATAATAGTAAAGCGTGCTTTCTTTTTCCACTGCGATCGTTATCATTGCGACAATGCCGAGCCCGGTAACAAGGCTGACGGCGGCTAAGATGAGCTGCATGAACCTTCGATAGATATCGGTGAACGTGAGGAGGAACACGATGATAAGAACGGGACAGACAATCGCAAAGCGTATCAGCCATATATACTGTATGGAGATGGGGACGATATAGATGTCAAGGACGCCGAACGATGCATAGAGGATGATGCCGAGCACCAACGCCACCCGGATGATGTTGAGCGACTTGGCGTAATAATCGGCTGAGAACGCTATTTCAAGTTCGGTCTCGAAGCAGAGGTTATGACGCTTCAGTTGAGCGCGGATAATTGAAGGCATTGTTCATCCCCCGGTGTATTCCCTTTACCGTACGCGTTGCTATATGCGCGGACCGATATCCGGTATCTCATCAAAATGATCCCGGCGGAAATTCCTGGTGAGTTCCTGCATGATCAGCATCTCCTTCGGTGTTATATCCGTAATGGTGAATCCCATGCTGTAGTATTTGCCGCCGCCGTCCTTCCGGCACCATTTGCTCTGGGTGCCAAAAACGATCATTCTGCTGTTCATCGCGTTCTCCGGCAGCGACATGCGCATGGTCATGGTCAATCCGATATCGACCGGGGTGTCGCTGATAAGCATGAGCCCCTCTGGTGTAATGTCAACGAGCTGGCCGACCGGTGCGCCGCCCGATGCGTTGAACACCCTGAGGTAGTGGGTAAGGTGTACGCGCTTTTTTTTTCTGATCTTCATACTTTTCCATTCCTCCGTTCCTGTTCGTTCATATCACTGCGGTGATCTTTGTATCAGTACGAGCGATATATCGTCTTCCTGTTCGGTCTGGAACGCCTGTACCTCGGAGAGGATGCGCTCCAGTACCAACTGCGGAGAATTGTTGGCGTGACGCTCGAACGCCGACTTAAGCCGCTCCTGGCCGAACATCTCCCCCGTGCTGTTCGTCCCTTCCGTGACACCGTCGGTGAACAGCAGTATCATATCGTTTACCGCAAGATCGATCGTGGTCATCTGGAGATGTTCATCGATATTATCCGCGATACCGAGCCATGTGCCGCTCGTGGGTATGGCGGAAATGCTGTGGTCGGCGAAGCGGGATGTCATGATGTCCTGATGATGTCCCGCGAATGTGACATGGTCGTCATCGAGCTCCATGATCGTGAGCGTCATGTAATGGTTCGAACTGAGTCTCGCGATATTCTCCCTGAGCACGACATTCGCCGCCCGAAGGACATCCGCGGGGCGGCATGACTGGCAGCTTTTTATCTCGGTCATGATGCTTGTCTGCGCCATCATCATTATCAGCCCCGAGTCCACACCGTGTCCGGACACATCACCGATGGTTATCCATCGTTCTCCCGTCGTTGTTTCGATGATATCGAAGTAGTCTCCGCCGACTTCCCTGGCGGGGAGCATGACCGTCGCCACCTTATAGCCGCGTATGGACCGTGCTTTGGGTAAGAGCGCGGTCTGGATGCGTTTAGCGAGCTCCATTTCGCTCCACAGCGCATCGCGTGTTTTTTTCACCTGAAGGAGCAGTACGAACTCGTTCTTGATAAGCCTGAAACGAACGTAGCTTATGCAGGTAACGACTATCGATGTGGCGGTAAGAAAGAACAGGTTGTTGAGGAATATCGCAGGCTGGAATGTGCGCCCGGCGATGAGATTGCACGCCGCATACAGCACGATTGTTACCGCAGCGTTCACCCCTGAATGCACCGACCGCCACGGCATGAGAAGATTGACACCGATAATGACAAGATTAAGACCGGCGTAATAGCTTGAATTGAAGCCCCCGAGGTCAATGGTCATGAGCGTGATGATAAGACCGATCTGCGTTGACATGAGATATGCATGCAGGAACATGCGGCGCCCCGGCTTCTGGTGGCGGATCATGACGAGTTGCACGAGCACGAGGGCCATCGAAATGGCGCGGTAGACGGCGAAACGCGGCAAGAGTGAGCGCGGCATCATGAACACATCGAGCATGAAGAACAAGGGCACCATCGCTGCGGCAAGCAGGCACAACGTGCGCAGCCAGTCATGCAGAATCACGAAGCGGTAGTGGTCGAAATCGCCGGTGTCTATCGCCTTCGCTATATCGGTTTCGGGTAGAGCCCTGGCGTGGGCATGGGATCCGATATTTGTGTTGCGGTGTGCCATACCGTCATCCGGCATCGGCGGGCTTTTTTATATGAAGGAACAGCTGAATATTGGTGTCATCACAGTGGGCTGACACTTCTGCCCCGGGGATGCCGGCGGCGAGCTGCATCAATTCATCCTCGGATCGGAGTATTATTTTCCAGTCGAGCCAATACTCCATGAAATAACGGCTGGGATTATCAACTCGGAAGTTACCGATGACCGCTTTTCCGCCCGGTTTCAGCAGATGATAGAGCTTTTTCAGAACCGCGGCAGCGGTGGGGGCGGTGAGATAGTCGAAGAGGCCCATCGAGTAGATGAAATGGAAACTGCCCCACTGCTGCATGAGCTTATCGCTTGAGAGCATGGTGCGCACCGACTCTCGGATGAAATCCGCCGCAACGGGGACGCCGATCGTTTTTTCTATCGTCCTCACCATGCAGTCCGCTTCTACGAGGGCCTGCTGGTCCTGATCGAGCAGCGAGAAATGTATCCGCGCGGCATCATCCGGTGTTCTCAGGATATCTCCGATCTCATAGGCCGGCCCGCATGCAACGGAAAGCACGCGTATCGTCCCCGTGCCTTGATGGGCGGGAGCGTTCACATGTGCATGGAACGTGTTCGCGAGGCTTGCCCGCCTGTTGCGTACCGCCTGTGCCGCAGGCTGGGCCATGGCATGTTTGTGGAGGATACGGCCGAACATCGAATCTCCCTCATACCCGTTCTGATAGATCATGCGCATCATCTCAGCGTCGCCGGCGTACCCCCGCGGCTTCAGATTGGTGCGCGCCATGATCGGCACATTGAGAAGTACGTTCCAGAGCTGCCGCCGGAAATAGAATCCGTGGTGCTCATGCTCGATGGCATTGAAATTACGCGTGATGTTCTTGAGATCATCCAAGCGGGTGTCAAGATACGTCATGAGTTTCGCGCCCATGCCGTTAAGGATGTGGTTCTCGACGACCTCGCGCACGTTCGCCGGCTCGTTCTCGTTCTCCGCATCGAGCCTGTCAAGGCGATTCTTATAGGTATTGATATCGTAGGTGATGTCGGTGACGTAGTTCTTGAACGATGGGTCGATATCGTCCTTGTAGCGCAGCATGAGCGTAAGCCCGAGCGATTCCGCCGTGATCGACTCGACATGCGCCCGGAAAAAAAGCGAACGGAAATCGAACATAGTGCAGGCAGGGATCGCGCGGCGCAGGGGGTCGGAAAGCAACGGTTCACGGATAAGCCGGCAGGGTCCGAGATCGATGGTCTTGCCGTCCATACGCAGCGATAGCCCCTCGATATCCTCGCCGATCCCGTCCTCGACCTCCACCAGGATGGAGTGTGCGGAGGCGAAGCGCGCCTTCACATCGATATGTCGTGTCCCCGAGGTGAGCACGGCATCGAGTACCGGCGGTGTCTGCTGCATCATGGGTCTACCCCTTCGATCTGTATTCGATGGTCCTGCGTCTGGAAAATGGAAAGGGCGGAGAACGATATGTCCTGCCATTTGAGCGATTTCTTGTATCGTATGGTCACTTCGCCGTCGCCGATACGGGCCTGTTCAAGCACCTTGATCACTGGCGTGAGGGTGGATGAATTCATATAGAGCAGATCGCAGAAATTCAGCACGAGCCGTTTTCCCTGGCCCTTCGCTTTCACAAGCGTGTTGAACACGATCGGCATGAGGAACTCCGCGGGGTTGCGCAATATGCTTTTCCCCTGAAAATGCACCGTCACCGTTGCATCGTCCTGCGTGAGCTCGATATGCAGCATGTCATTGTCGAAACGTTCACTGACCACAGGCTACCCCCGTTTACTCGATGATCGCAACTGCCGATACATTGAGCGTATTGTTGTCGTTGACAAAGAAATCAAGCGATGCCCTGCCCTCGTACGCTATCCGTGCTATGCCGAGCCCGCTTTTATTCGCTTCCGGCGCTTCGTGGGATATTGCTTTCATCCGCGCCAGGTATGCTTCGAACGGGTCCTGAAATCCGCGCACCCACTGGAGCGTATGGTCAAGTTCATGGAGGAACGGCAGCGAACTCGCATTGAACGGGTTGCTCACCTCTACCGTGAAGTTATTCTCTGTTATCCTGATCTGCACCTGCACGGTAGCGCCGTTCAATTCGCGGCTGCCGTACTTGATGCCGTTTTCGACAAGTTCGCAGATGACCATGGTAAAGCGGTTCACGCACTCATCGGTCAGATGCTGCTTTCGCAGGAACTCAAAAGCGGTACTGTTGACACGCTCAAGCTCCTTCCAATCGGGGGAGACTGTCATTACTAATTCAGCTGACATAGGCATCACTTCTCACACCGTTATCTTGTTTACAGCCGCCGTTCATGAGCATCGGATACAGCTCCGACGGTGATACCGCTGCGCTGCAGTAGAAACCCTGGATGAGTTCGCACCCATGCTCGCGAAGCATTATCGCCTGTGCTTCCGTTTCCACGCCCTCGGCGATCACCCCAAGGTTAAGGCTCCGCCCCATGGCCACGATCGCTGCCGCTATCGCCAGGTCGCTCACGGACATGGGGTCGTGGATGAACGAACGGTCTATTTTCAGGCGGTCGATGGGCAGCTTCGTCAGACAGGAGAGGGATGAATATTTCGTGCCGAAATCATCGACGGCAATGGTCGACTTCATGGCCTTAAGCCGCGCGATCTTCCGCAGTGTTTCCGGTGCGGCCTCGATGAGCACTCTCTCAGTGAGCTCGAACTCCAGATGCTCGGCCGAAAACCCGGTCTCAGCGAGTATCGTCTCTATACGTTCAACGAAATCGGTTTGTTTCAGCTGTGTCGCGGATATATTGACGGCGATACGCAGGGGCGGAATTCCCGCGTTGATCCAGCTTGTGCCCTGCCGGCAGACCTCCCGGAGCACCAGATCCCCGATCTCCTGGATGAGCCCGGTCTCCTCGGCAATATCGATGAATTTCTCCGCGCTTATGATTATGCCGTCCGGGTTCTGCCACCGGGCAAGCGCTTCCAAACCGACGAGTCGTCCGTCCGCGGAATGTATCTGCGGCTGATAGTATACCAGGAATTCATTCGCCGTGAGCGCGTGACGCAATTGCGTCTGCAGCGTAAGACGTTCCATGGCCTTCGTGTTCATCTCAAGCGAGAAGAATTGGTGGCTGTTCTTGCCGAGCTCTTTCGACCGATAGAGGGCGGTATCCGCATTTTGCAGGAGCGATCCCGCCTCCTTCGCATCGTCGGGATAGATGGCGATGCCGATGCTGGCCGTGACCGTGATCTCACGGCGCTCGACCGTCATCGGTGCGGCAATGGACCCCAGAATCTTCTGCGCGATGGAGAGGGCGTTCCTCGAATTGTCGATCGTCGGCAGTATCGCGGTGAATTCATCACCGCCCATGCGGGCGACCGTATCGGCCTCGCGGACGCTTTGGCGCAGGCGTACCGCGGCCTCGCGGAGAAGCGCATCGCCGGCGGCATGGCCGAGGTGATCGTTGATGAACTTGAAATCATCGAGGTCCATGAACATAACGGCCACCGTCTCGCCGCTCCGCGCAGCATGCTCGAGCGTAAGTTCAAGTCGGTCAAGGAAATTCCTTCTGTTGGGCAGCCCCGTCAGACTGTCGTAGTGCGCCATATTGTAGAGCTGTTCCTGTGTCTGCTTGAGCGTTGAAATATCGGAAAAAAGGCAGACATACCGCGATGAGCGACCGTTGACCCCTGCCACTGCGCTGATGGACATCCATTTCGGGTATATCTCCCCGTTCTTCCGGCGGTCCCAAAGCTCGCCCTGCCAGTTGCCGTTACGTATCACGGCATTCCACATCGATCGATAAAAACCGTCATCATGACGGCCGGACCTGAGTATGTTCACGTTCTCCCCGAGAATATCCTCGCGTGTATAGTAGGTGATGGCGCTGAAGGCATTGTTGACATCGAGTATACGCCCGTCCGCATCGGTGATCATCACCGCCTCTACGACGTTGTCGAACACCTGCGAGCCGAGGATGAGCTTCTGCTCCGCCGTTTTGCGTTCGGTGATATCGATGCAGAAGAGATAGACGGTGCCGAGATCGGTGGAAGGGACAAGTACGATCTGTATGGTCTTTATCCCTATCTGTTCTTCGATCTCTATCGTCTCGGAATGTATGAACACATTGTTCACATGGGCTGTCCATTCGAACGGCACGGACTTCCCCGCTTCGCATTTCCAGTGCGAGAGCAGGAGCCAGCTCCCGCGGTTCGCGTAGAGTATCGTCCCGTCGCGGGAGACACAGAGTGTCGCGAACGGGGTGCGTCCGGCAAGGTCCGCAAAAGCAAGATGCTTCCGCACCTCATCGGCCCAGATATTATTGGACCGTACGTTGATGAACGGCATCGGCGCGGCAGTCGCATGCGGCATATGGTCATCTGTGGTATTCATCGACAACCGGCCGGTCTTTTCCATGAATAATGACACGTTGACCTCATTCTGACGATTTCTCATGCGACCCCGATGCTGTGTGGAAAATCCTATTCCCATAGGTATTCTTTGCACAATCCCTGCAGACCGTTTTCGTGATGATGTCACCGGGGCTTCCTTCCTCTTTTGAGATGACGAACATTATACGCAGGAGACAGCTGCCGCATACGAACACACAATCGTCGCTGTAGCGGCTGGCGTCGAAGAGGCGTGAATTCATCCTGCCGCAGCATTCACATTGTTGCTCATCCATACGCCGACTCCATTCGAATGTGACATCTTCATATGTATATGCAACAAGCATACCACGAAGGAGCGGTGGTGCGGGATCGTCATTGTATGCCGGTAATCCGGGGGTATTCGCTGTGTTTTAGCTGCCCGCTCAGTGCAGTATGATAACAGCTTCAGCAACCCATGTTAAGTAAGCGAGCAATCCGGGGAACAGATGCATGTCAGCACGGAAATAGTTGTTTGCGGAGAACGGTTATTTCCCTTTCCGTGCGTTGAGGGCTTTCAGCTTGATATTCAATGTTGTCCTCGTTATCCCGAGCAGTTTCGCGGCGACACCCTGATTGTGCGATGACCGCTCCATCGATTTGGCGATCATCACCTCTTCCACTTCGCGCAGCGACGGGAAGTGTTCGCCGCAGAGGTCTATGGAGGTGGCTGCCTGCATGAGCGGGAGGTCGTTCTCCGACACGTCGGGCATGATGCGCTCCTTGAAATAACCGAGCGAGAGCACATGCGACTCGTGGCGGCTTACCGCGTCGTGTATCATCATCTCAAGTTCCCGTACGTTGCCCGGGAATTTGTGTACCTTAAGGAGCGGTATCAGTTCGGGCGGGTACGACGGCTTCTTTTTTCCGAGCTCGTCCGCCGCCTTCTGCATGAAATGGTCGACAAGCGCCGGTATATCTTCATGCCGTTCCCTGAGCGGCGGCACATGGATGCGATGCGCTGCGAAGCGGTAATAGAGGTCCTTCCTGAACTCGCCCGATTCCTGCGCCTTGGCTATGTCCTTATTGGTGACGGCGATGATGCGCGCGTCCGATCGAAGCGGCATATCGGAGCCCAATGGATAATATTCGCGCTCCTGAAGGAGACGCAGCAATTTTACCTGCGACTGCTGTGTTATATCGCCTATCTCATCGAGGAAGAGCGTTCCCCCCGCGGCTTCTTTTATAAGACCGGTGCGAACCGTATCCGCGCCGGTGAAGGCCCCCTTACGGTGTCCGAATAGCGTGTCGGAGAACATCATATCATCGAGGCCCGCCACGTTCACCGCTATGAGCTGCCCGGCACGCCCGCTTGCCTTGTGCACTGCGCGTGCAACGAGCTCCTTGCCCGCCCCTGTTTCCCCGGTAATGATCACCGGTTGTCCGGAGGGGCCTATCAATTCGATATATTTGAACAGCGCACGCATATGCTCGCTTTCGGTGATGATACCGCTGAAATATTCCGGTCGACGCGGACCGGCGCCGACGCTTTCCACGAGCAGGCGGTTCTCGCGTTCGAGTTCGTTCATCCGCATTGTGCTCTTTACAGTGGCGATAAGGAGGCTTTTTTCGACGGGCTTCAGAAGATAATCTGCGGCACCCGCTTTCATACAGCGGACAACGACACCGAGCTCGCTCGTACCGGTGACGATGATGACCGGCACCTGCGGGAAGTCTTTTACCGTGGCTTCAAGCACTTCCTCGCCGCCGATACGCGGCATGGTAAGGTCAAGTATCATGAGTTCCACGGGACGGGAAGCCAGTATCCCCGCCACATCATGCGAATCGGAACAGATGATCGTATTTGTTATCCCGGACGCCGCGAGCGCGAGTGAAATACTTTCGACTACATACGTCTCATCGTCGACGATGAGTATGGGGTCCTGCGGGAAAAGTATCGTGTCCATGGCGTACTCCATCCTTCAGAAAATTTATCGAGCTGCCGGCAGGGATATCTGCACCATCGTGCCTTTCCCTGCCTCTGATGAGAAAGCGATAGTGCCTCTATGCTCCTTGACGATCGCGGAACTGATGAACAGGCCCAATCCCATGCCGCCGCTCTCCCGTTTCGTGGTGAAGAACGGTGTCATGACATTGCCGAGCTCCTCGTCGGTAAAACCCCTGCCCTCGTCGCGCACTATGATCTGGACATTACCCGCATTGTCGAGCTTCGTCGTCAGATAGATATGCTGATCGGGGTGTATGAGCGCCTGATACGCGTTGGTGATGATATTGACCATCACCTGCTCGATCTGCAGACGATTGCCGCGAACCGCTGGCAGCCGTCCGTCGCGGTCCATGATGATGCCGGCAGTGGTCTTTTTAAGCGAGCCTTCGATGAGCGAAAGGGCGTTGTCGATAACGAGGTTCACATCGACCGCTTCAGCGAGGAGCGACGGTTCTTTCCTCGAATATCCTTTCAGGCTTTCGACGATCGATTTTATCTTCCAGCTGCTTTGCACGGTTTTTTCGAACATCTCGCGTATCGTGGCGGCGCGTTCGCCGAACGAAAGCCCGGCAATAAGGAAATCGCCGTTGTTCCGATAGTATTCGATCAATATCGGTTCTATGCTCGCCCAGGCGTCATTAAGCAGTGAAAGACTTGTGATGATATACTGATTGGGGTTATTGATCTCATGCGCGATGCCCGCGACCAGTATACCCAGGGATTTCATCTTTTCCGCATGCTGGAGGTTTATCTCAAGCAGTCTCGCTTTTTCCTCGGCTATCTTTCGATCGTTCAGTTCGCACACGAGGCGCTCGTTGACGACCTCGAGTTCCGCCGTGCGCTCAAAAACGCGCGATTCCAGTTCGTCTTTTGCCCGGCGCAGATCATCCTCATCTTTCAGGCGAAGCATGGCCACTGCGGCCTGATCGGTGATGGCTTTCATGAGCGAAAGCTCATCCTCGGTGAACGTCTCGCGATTCCTTGCGCCGAACGCCAGCGTGCCGATCGATTTGCCCCCGGTGCCGAACATCGGGTGAGAG from Spirochaetota bacterium includes:
- a CDS encoding DUF4912 domain-containing protein, encoding MASPKKKKAAAVSTVSTAQNKALLKKRPPHSAIEKEQPPPPLVVVSSAFAGALSVSPIVSDFADHARELPDRYNETCLTLMERDPEWCFAYWDISDEDRSRHATDAQQLHIHMYRLLDSGNQDLKFIHADIEIACHYGSWYIMLGMPDNYFFGELGFHAANGTFIVLARSRVIHTARASFSDSRDDDWIPIDAFYETDTAHAVIASSGDSGRFSHVRHERFSSDSISFGRDTDIPGRPKPEDGKTNSSDAQV
- a CDS encoding PP2C family protein-serine/threonine phosphatase, translated to MPSIIRAQLKRHNLCFETELEIAFSADYYAKSLNIIRVALVLGIILYASFGVLDIYIVPISIQYIWLIRFAIVCPVLIIVFLLTFTDIYRRFMQLILAAVSLVTGLGIVAMITIAVEKESTLYYYAGLLLVIMWVYTMIRLRLLYAIIVCWTVVIAYEASAIFSQKMLMSPELVTGFINNNFFFISANVIGMFVNYHMERYTRSDFMQRRMIDDTRRDLEAEKDELKKRDLKIQKELTMARTIQQELIPDKSPVDYIATFYKPMEAVGGDIFDFLSLGEGKMGIFIGDVSGHGVPAALITSMVKSILKEGQRYTANPASMLMHLNEVLYNQIADNFMTAIYGVYQPSSNELVFANAAHNPPFILVDKQIKKMELREYTGMPIAITGNDSLIGSKQHYRNVSIKLPKNSTLLLYTDGLVEAKKIDDREATFENVVAQELQNLSTFRNHVFIEKLYSRLVAFRGIDTFDDDISIIALDVQ
- a CDS encoding PilZ domain-containing protein produces the protein MKIRKKKRVHLTHYLRVFNASGGAPVGQLVDITPEGLMLISDTPVDIGLTMTMRMSLPENAMNSRMIVFGTQSKWCRKDGGGKYYSMGFTITDITPKEMLIMQELTRNFRRDHFDEIPDIGPRI
- a CDS encoding SpoIIE family protein phosphatase, coding for MAHRNTNIGSHAHARALPETDIAKAIDTGDFDHYRFVILHDWLRTLCLLAAAMVPLFFMLDVFMMPRSLLPRFAVYRAISMALVLVQLVMIRHQKPGRRMFLHAYLMSTQIGLIITLMTIDLGGFNSSYYAGLNLVIIGVNLLMPWRSVHSGVNAAVTIVLYAACNLIAGRTFQPAIFLNNLFFLTATSIVVTCISYVRFRLIKNEFVLLLQVKKTRDALWSEMELAKRIQTALLPKARSIRGYKVATVMLPAREVGGDYFDIIETTTGERWITIGDVSGHGVDSGLIMMMAQTSIMTEIKSCQSCRPADVLRAANVVLRENIARLSSNHYMTLTIMELDDDHVTFAGHHQDIMTSRFADHSISAIPTSGTWLGIADNIDEHLQMTTIDLAVNDMILLFTDGVTEGTNSTGEMFGQERLKSAFERHANNSPQLVLERILSEVQAFQTEQEDDISLVLIQRSPQ
- a CDS encoding class I SAM-dependent methyltransferase — translated: MMQQTPPVLDAVLTSGTRHIDVKARFASAHSILVEVEDGIGEDIEGLSLRMDGKTIDLGPCRLIREPLLSDPLRRAIPACTMFDFRSLFFRAHVESITAESLGLTLMLRYKDDIDPSFKNYVTDITYDINTYKNRLDRLDAENENEPANVREVVENHILNGMGAKLMTYLDTRLDDLKNITRNFNAIEHEHHGFYFRRQLWNVLLNVPIMARTNLKPRGYAGDAEMMRMIYQNGYEGDSMFGRILHKHAMAQPAAQAVRNRRASLANTFHAHVNAPAHQGTGTIRVLSVACGPAYEIGDILRTPDDAARIHFSLLDQDQQALVEADCMVRTIEKTIGVPVAADFIRESVRTMLSSDKLMQQWGSFHFIYSMGLFDYLTAPTAAAVLKKLYHLLKPGGKAVIGNFRVDNPSRYFMEYWLDWKIILRSEDELMQLAAGIPGAEVSAHCDDTNIQLFLHIKKPADAG
- a CDS encoding ATP-binding protein, coding for MTVSPDWKELERVNSTAFEFLRKQHLTDECVNRFTMVICELVENGIKYGSRELNGATVQVQIRITENNFTVEVSNPFNASSLPFLHELDHTLQWVRGFQDPFEAYLARMKAISHEAPEANKSGLGIARIAYEGRASLDFFVNDNNTLNVSAVAIIE
- a CDS encoding EAL domain-containing protein, with protein sequence MSLFMEKTGRLSMNTTDDHMPHATAAPMPFINVRSNNIWADEVRKHLAFADLAGRTPFATLCVSRDGTILYANRGSWLLLSHWKCEAGKSVPFEWTAHVNNVFIHSETIEIEEQIGIKTIQIVLVPSTDLGTVYLFCIDITERKTAEQKLILGSQVFDNVVEAVMITDADGRILDVNNAFSAITYYTREDILGENVNILRSGRHDDGFYRSMWNAVIRNGNWQGELWDRRKNGEIYPKWMSISAVAGVNGRSSRYVCLFSDISTLKQTQEQLYNMAHYDSLTGLPNRRNFLDRLELTLEHAARSGETVAVMFMDLDDFKFINDHLGHAAGDALLREAAVRLRQSVREADTVARMGGDEFTAILPTIDNSRNALSIAQKILGSIAAPMTVERREITVTASIGIAIYPDDAKEAGSLLQNADTALYRSKELGKNSHQFFSLEMNTKAMERLTLQTQLRHALTANEFLVYYQPQIHSADGRLVGLEALARWQNPDGIIISAEKFIDIAEETGLIQEIGDLVLREVCRQGTSWINAGIPPLRIAVNISATQLKQTDFVERIETILAETGFSAEHLEFELTERVLIEAAPETLRKIARLKAMKSTIAVDDFGTKYSSLSCLTKLPIDRLKIDRSFIHDPMSVSDLAIAAAIVAMGRSLNLGVIAEGVETEAQAIMLREHGCELIQGFYCSAAVSPSELYPMLMNGGCKQDNGVRSDAYVS
- a CDS encoding sigma-54 dependent transcriptional regulator, which encodes MDTILFPQDPILIVDDETYVVESISLALAASGITNTIICSDSHDVAGILASRPVELMILDLTMPRIGGEEVLEATVKDFPQVPVIIVTGTSELGVVVRCMKAGAADYLLKPVEKSLLIATVKSTMRMNELERENRLLVESVGAGPRRPEYFSGIITESEHMRALFKYIELIGPSGQPVIITGETGAGKELVARAVHKASGRAGQLIAVNVAGLDDMMFSDTLFGHRKGAFTGADTVRTGLIKEAAGGTLFLDEIGDITQQSQVKLLRLLQEREYYPLGSDMPLRSDARIIAVTNKDIAKAQESGEFRKDLYYRFAAHRIHVPPLRERHEDIPALVDHFMQKAADELGKKKPSYPPELIPLLKVHKFPGNVRELEMMIHDAVSRHESHVLSLGYFKERIMPDVSENDLPLMQAATSIDLCGEHFPSLREVEEVMIAKSMERSSHNQGVAAKLLGITRTTLNIKLKALNARKGK